From Kwoniella europaea PYCC6329 chromosome 3, complete sequence, one genomic window encodes:
- a CDS encoding Sua5/YciO/YrdC/YwlC family tRNA threonylcarbamoyl adenosine modification protein: MANTPILPCLDFPSIRITPSSSSSHPLDLPKFEIPPTILPHLETASKHLHNHQTVALPTETVYGLAASSLDPAAIQSVYRIKKRPADNPLIIHVSSLNMLRQVIPRDYQISELYMALITSFWPGPLSLLFPAINPPPSPAPQTNAIRMPSHPLALALIHHSDLPLSAPSANSSGRPSPTQAQHVYNDLNGSEGLGCILDGGDCGVGVESTVINGLGWRKGGGGIVDVLRPGGLGIERIKEVVERVDGKEGLTRILLHGKPWIANKSQERGEQNSTRIPKEEDGPKINGSSEPSMIDNVKSIALPPSTPGMKYRHYSPRVPVYLLKPNTVFPRPDNLPQHAESSAQAVVRQISQRTLSSSSGKGKKRIGVLHFDNSPLYSQLSSSVDEVEDTHLIPVSLGQDASSAAQKLFAGMLTLERIPPNQDEGDGEMGVDAILIEGCSDEGLGLAVMERVTKAVGGGGVVGDVKDDEDGKRQGGGAEGNTFWVDVTGDI, encoded by the coding sequence ATGGCCAACACACCAATCTTACCATGTCTCGACTTCCCTTCCATCCGCATCActccctcttcgtcctcttcccACCCACTCGACTTACCCAAATTCGAAATCCCTCCGACCATCTTACCTCACCTCGAAACTGCTTCTAAACACCTACACAATCATCAAACAGTCGCCCTACCTACCGAGACAGTATACGGTCTAGCTGCATCATCCCTCGATCCAGCTGCTATCCAATCAGTATACAGAATCAAAAAGCGTCCTGCCGACAACCCATTGATCATTCATGTATCTTCCTTAAACATGTTACGTCAAGTCATCCCGAGGGATTATCAGATATCTGAGTTATACATGGCTCTAATCACTTCATTCTGGCCTGGACCTTTATCATTGTTATTCCCAGCTATAAatcctccaccatcacctGCCCCTCAGACAAATGCTATTCGAATGCCATCTCACCCCTTGGCTTTGGCACTGATACATCACTCGGATTTGCCTTTATCGGCTCCCTCGGCCAATTCATCTGGAAGACCCAGTCCGACACAGGCTCAACATGTGTATAATGACTTGAATGGATCAGAGGGACTGGGATGTATACTAGATGGAGGTGATTGTGGGGTCGGAGTGGAAAGTACGGTGATCAATGGATTGGGATGGaggaaaggtggtggagggatCGTGGACGTACTGAGACCTGGTGGATTGGGGATCGAGAGGATTAAGGAGGTTGTCGAAAGAGTTGATGGAAAGGAAGGACTAACGAGGATATTGTTACATGGTAAACCTTGGATAGCGAATAAGTCTCAAGAGCGAGGAGAACAGAATTCTACAAGGATAcccaaagaagaggatggaccGAAGATAAATGGTAGTTCAGAACCATCAATGATCGATAATGTCAAATCTATCGCTCTACCACCTTCAACGCCAGGAATGAAATATCGACATTATTCACCACGAGTTCCTGTATATCTCTTGAAACCCAATACGGTATTCCCTCGTCCTGATAACCTTCCTCAACACGCCGAATCGTCTGCTCAGGCAGTAGTGAGACAGATATCTCAACGTACACTCTCCTCGTCCagtggaaaaggaaagaagagaatagGGGTATTGCATTTTGACAATTCTCCTCTGTACTCTCAATTATCCAGTTcggtggatgaggtggaagatacTCATTTGATACCTGTATCGCTAGGGCAAGACGCGTCAAGTGCAGCTCAAAAGCTATTCGCAGGTATGTTGACCCTCGAACGCATACCGccaaatcaagatgaaggagatggggAAATGGGAGTGGACGCGATTTTAATCGAGGGATGCTCAGACGAAGGGCTGGGACTGGCAGTCATGGAAAGAGTGACGAAAGCCgttggaggaggtggggtTGTTGGTGAtgtcaaggatgatgaagatgggaaaagGCAGGGAGGAGGAGCGGAAGGGAATACGTTTTGGGTGGATGTCACGGGAGATATATGA